TGTACCCGCCGCTGGCTGCCGCCGATTCGGTCGTCATTACGGCCGATGCGTTCGTGGTGGCGAACTCGGAAACCTTCAGTATCGGCAGTTCCTCGGGCGAGGAAGCGCGCAATCGCGTTGCCTCGCCCGTGGGAGGCACCGCGCAGAACCTGCACCTGATCGCGAACATGGCGCCGACGCCAGGCGCCATCGTCACGGCATGCGTGCGCCTCAACGGTGTCGATACGAACCTGTGCGCCACCTACACCAGCACCGACTTTCCCGGCGTTCGCAGCAATCTGGTCAACACCGTCAGCATTGCGCGTGGCGATGTGATCACCGTGCATTTCACCGAAACCGGCAACCAGAACAGTGGCGCCAATATCCGCGCCAGCTTCCAGATCGCACCGCCGACCTGGACGTCCGATATCCTGTTCGCGGACGGCTTTGAAGTGCCGGCACCTTCGCATTCGGCGGTGATCACCGGCGAGCCCTTCCTGGTTGCCAGCGGCGACACCTACAGCATCGGCAGCACCGCGGGCGATGAACCGCGCAATCGCGCCGTCGCGCCGCGCGCCGGTACGATCCAGCACCTGTACCTGCTGCCGAACCTGCAGCCGGCTGCCGGCTCGCGCATTCAGGCCTGCCTGCGCAAGAACGGCATCGATACGCCGCTGTGCGCATCCTATGTCGATGCCGACTGGCCGGATCCGACCGTCAGCACTGGCTCCGTCAACGTCGCCCAGGGGGACGTGATCACCGTGCATTTCACCGAAACCAATGGCGTGAATTCGGGCGCCAACGTGCGTGCCAGCTTCGACTATGCCGGCCCGGTCAACACCGGCGCCATCGTGATCACGGCCGAGCCCTACGTGCCGGCGGCCAGTGAAATCTTCAGCATTGGCGGATCAACCGGCGAGGAAGCCCGCAACAGCGCCCCGGCGCCGCGTACGGGCAACCTGCGGAATTTCTACATCCTGCCGGACCAGCAGCCCGCGGCGGGTTCCCAGCTGGTGGCGTGCGTCCGCGTGAACGGGGTGGATACCGCATTGTGCGCAACGTATACGCCGGGTACGTGGCCCTCGCCGTCGGGCGACAACGTGACGGGTGTGCTGGTGCAGCAGGGCGATGTGATCACCGTGCGGTTCCGCGAGATCAACGGCGTGAACTTCGGTGCCAATACGCGGGCCAGCTTCACCGTGGACTGAGCACGACGAGGAAAGGGGCGGCCGATTCTGGCCGCCCCGTCCGTTCACGCCGCCAGTGGCAGGGTCTGTTCGGCAATCGTCGCGTGCGCAGCGGCGATGGCCGAGGCGCGCTGGTCAGGACCGATGCCGACGCCTTCGGCGCGAACGAATTCGACGTGCGTGATGCCGATGAAGCCCAGCACCTGGCGCAGGTAGCTTTCCTGGAAATCGGCGCTGCTGTTGGCGGTGCCGGCGTAGTAGCCGCCGCGCGAAGACACCACGATCACACGCTTCCCATTCACCAGGCCAAGCGGGCCCTCGGCGGTGTAGCGGAATGTCCTGCCGGCTACCGCGATGCGGTCGATCCAGGCCTTGAGCTGGCTGGGCACGCCGAAGTTGTACATGGGCGCGCCGATCACGATGACGTCCGCAGCCAGGAATTCCTGCAGCACCGCTTCGTTACGGTCGGCTTCGGCGGAATTGGCGGCATCGCCCGTGGCCGCGACGGGAGCCCAGTGCGGCAATGCGTCCGCTGCCAGGTCGCGGTAGGTCACTTCCGCCGGCCCATTGGCCGCGAGCCAGCGGGTCACGACGGCGGCGCTCAGTTCGCGCGTCACCGAGTAGGCGCCAAGGGGGCTGGAATCCAGGTGCAGGAGTTTCATGGATGTCTCCGGTCAGGAGCCGCGCAGTACCGGTTCAGGCGATGGGCGGCGGGTGAGATCATCCTATGGGTGAGGCGAATAGGCCGGTAGACGGCTAGAATCGGACATATCGTCCTATAGGTGGAACGCTCGTGCGCGACCTTAACGACCTCGCCTACTTCGTTGCCGTGGTGGATCACGGTGGATTCGCCGCCGCCGGACGCGCGCTGGGCATGCCCAAGTCGCGACTGAGCCGGCGCATTGCCCAGCTGGAAGAAGACCTCGGCGTGCGCCTGTTGCAGCGGTCGACACGGCGATTCGCGGTCACGGACGTGGGCCAGGAAGTCGTCCGCCACAGCCGCGCGATGCTGGCCCAGGCGCAGGCCGCGGAAGAGGCGGTGGACGTGCAGCGGGCCGCCCCGCGCGGCCTCGTGCGACTGAGCTGCCCGGTCGAGCCGGCGCAGAGCATCCTGGCGCCGTTGCTGCCCGAATTTCTCGCCGCCTATCCGCAGGTGCAATTGCAGATGATCGTGAGCAACCGGCGCGTGGATGTGATCGGCGAGGGAATCGACGTCGCGCTGCGCGTGCGTCCGCAACTGGATACCGACGCCGAGCTGGTCATCCGCACCTTGGGGCAAAAGCGCGGCCATCTGGTCGCCAGCCCCGGTTACCTGACGAAGCACGGGCGCCCGGCCCATCCCTCCGACCTGCAGGGCCACGCCAGCCTGAGCATGATCGAGCACGACGCGGTGCAAACCTGGACCCTGGTCGGACCCGATGGCGAAACGGCGAAGATCGACCACGAACCGAGGCTGCGTTGCGGCGATTTCAACGTATTGCTGGCGTCGGCCCTGGCGGGTCAGGGCATCGTGCTGCTGCCGGAGATCGTCTGCGCCGCCGAACTGGCGCGCGGCGAGCTGGAACGCGTGGTGCCGCTGTGGCGTCCGCCGGAAGGGATATTCCACATTGTCTACGCATCGCGGCGGGGCCTGCTGCCGTCGGTGCGGGCGCTGATCGACTTCCTGGTGGAGCGCGTGCCGCCGGTGGTGACCGAACGCCGGCGCGAATGCGACGAACGCGAGGCGGACCTCGCGTCACCGGCGTCCGCGTGACAGCAGGTACATGCCGCCCATCACCAGCGCGCTGCCGGCCAGCTGCAGTCCGGTAACGGGTTCGTCCAGGATCAACGCGCCGAGGAATACGGTCGATACCGGCCCGATCATGCCGGTTTGCGACACGGCGGGCGCGCCCACGCGCGCAACGGCGGCCATCGTCAGGAACACCGGCAGCACGGTGCAGAACACGGCATTGAGCAGCGACAGTCCGTACACCTCGCACGAAACAGCGAGCGCTTCGATCGGTCGCAGCACGAGGAACTGCGCGACGCAGGCGCCGGTGGACACGCACATCGCGTAGGCAACCAGCCGTGTCGAACCCACGCGGCTGACGAGCTCGCCCGTGCCGGTGAGATAGATCGCATAGGCGACGGCGGAACCGAACACCAGCGCGCCGCCCAGCCAGACGCCGTCGCCACCCAGGCGCAGGTCCTGCACGAAGACGAGCACGATGCCCAGGTAGGCAACGACCAGTGCAAGCCACTGGTGGCGCTCGATGCGTCGCCGCATCACGGTCGCGGCAATCAGCAGCACGATGGACGGGGTCAGGAACAGGATCAGGCGTTCCAGGCCGGCGCTGATGTATTGCAGGCCGAGGAAGTCGAGAAAGCTCGACAGGTAATAGCCCATCAGTCCGAGCACGCCGATCAGGGCGTAGTCGCGGCGCGTCAACGGCGGCGCGTGGCGGAACTGCCACGCCGCGACAGCCGCGAAGAAGGGGGCGGCCAACACCATGCGCAGGGTGAGCACCAGTACCGCATCGACGCCGTGGCGGTACAGCAGCTTGGCAATGATGGCCTTGGCCGAGAAGAAGACGGCGGCAATCGCGGCCAGCGCAAGACCATGCCGGGCATTGAGTGGTACGGCGGCTGAAAGGGCGGCCTCTGCCGCGGAGGAAGGACGATTCATGGCGAGGGATGTGGTGCTGCCGGTCAGGTCCCGCTACGGTGGTGCGCTACGCAAGGTGCAGCGCGATGATCAGCGCCGTGCGTCAGGCGGGCAGCGGTGCGCGGCGGCGCAGCTGGTCCCGCGCCATGAAGTAGCTGACGACCGCCTGCAGGGCGACCGTGGCGACAGACAGGTACCACACGTGCTCCAGGCGGAATCCCGGCTGCGTGGACAGCCAGATCGCCGGGAGCACGAAACTGATCAGGCGCGTGCCGGTGCTCAGCAATGAGGGCAACGTGTTGCCCAGCCCCTGGAACAGGCTCGAGCAGGTGAAGACAAAGCCCGACGCCACGAAATTCCAGGAAATGATGCGCAGGAAATCCACGCCGACCGCCGTCACGTCGGCCTCGGTGGTGAAGGCGCTGATAAGCCATTGCGGGCGCCACTGGGCCAGCAGCGTCAGCGTCAGCATGACCACGGCCCCGAGCAGGGCGGCTGAGCGGAACGTCTCGTGCACGCGGGCGATCTGGCGGGCGCCGAAATTCTGGCCGGCGATGGGCGCGACCGCGAAGGCGATGGCCATGGCCGGCAGGAAGATCGCCTGCATCACGCGCGTGCCGATGCCGAAGCCGGCCTGGGCCGCGGCGCCGAACTGTTTGATGATCCAGTAGATCACGCCCATGTAGACGAAAACGAGCGCAAACTCGCCGCCGGCGGGCAGGCCTATCAACAGCAGGCGCTTCCAGGTTCCCAGGTGCGGGCGCGCCAGTGCCCAGGAGAAGTGGACGTACTTTTCCAGTTTCACGAAGTAGACGGCCAGCATGATCACGCCGACGGCGATCGCCAGCGAGCTGGCCAGGCCCGCGCCGGCCACGCCCATGGCGTATCCGGTGCCCCAGCCGGCGATCAGCACCGGCGCGAGGATGATGTTCAGCACGACCGTGAGCATCTGTACGACCATTGCCGGTTTTACGATGCCCGTGCCGCGCAGCGCCGAGCTCATTGCCACCAATGCGAACTGCATTGCCAGTCCTGGCGTATACCAGAGCAGGTACTCGATACCCCGTGCCGTGGTCGCCGCATCGGCGCCGACGGAGTGCATGTAGCGTCCGCCGAACCCATAGCCGACGGCCAGTGTCACGAGCGCGCAGATGACCGCCAGCACGAGGGACTGGTTGAAGATGAGATTGGCGTCGGCGGGATCCTTACGCCCCACCGCATGCGCGATCAGTGCGACCGTGCCCGCGCCGAGCATCGTGGTCAGGCCCAGGATGAGAAACATGATGTTGCCCGCCGTGCTGACGCCCGCGAGTGCGGCGTCGCCGAGGCGGGCGACGAAATACAGATCCACCAGGAAATACAGCATCTGCACCATCATCCCGGCGGCCAGCGGTGCAGCCATTTCCAGGATATGACGACGAATGGACCCCTGAGTCAGGTCTTTCACCGCGGGGCACTCCCTATCGAACGCGTAACAGCCATTGTACGTCGTTCGCCGGATGAGCCATGACGGCGCATGTCCTGACAACTGCGCCGTTGACACCACGGGGGCGCGGCGGCAGCCACGTCCCCGTGGGCAAGCCCGCGTGCGTCAGTGCGTTTCGCGTCGATTCACCCGTGCCGCGAGCAGCTGCCAGTGCTGCTCGCGCGCCAGCGACCAGTGATTCTGTTCGGCCCACGCGGCCACGTCACGGACCGTCTGCTCCGAAGCACCGAGGCGCCGCGCCAGCTCGGTGGGCGAGACGGCTTCGGGCGAGGTGCGATACATCCGTTGTAGCAACTCGGCGCTGGGCTGGGGCTTGTGTTCGAACTTGAAGCCGAACACCGCGCAGTTCGCGCTGCCGTAGAAGCGGCTCACGCCCATGATCTTGATGCTGGAGAGAATTTCGCCCGGATAGGTGAAATCGTGGTCGCCGCCGCCGGGATAGTTGCCGCCAAGCTTGTTGCTCCAGCTGCCGTCCTTGAACTGGAACCACAGGGCGTTGAGGATGTCGCCGGTGCGTGCGCGTACCAGGGTGATCGGATTGCGCGTCGTATCGAACGAGCCACCATGCGGCGGCATATTGCTGCCGCCGCTGCTGTTGCCCATGCGCCCGGTCGTACTGCGGCCATCGGGCCCGCCGTTGGGCGGATAGTCGACCTCCGCCGCATCGATGCGGTCCCAGCCCCAGACGATGACGCGGCTGATGGGCAGCGTCGGCGGTTGCGTGGGCAGGGTGAAGGCGGAGTCGTGCGAGGTACCGACGGCATCGGAGTAGATTTCGCGGTCGAGGTAGATCGCCGGCGGCGTCGGATACTTCGAAATGTCGTAGTACTGCCACATGGCGCGGAAGTCGTTGACCGTCAGGGTCATCTCGCGCACGAAGCGGTTGACGTAGTTGAACGGTTCGGTCTTGGCCGGGTTGCTCGGCGCCTGCGCCTTGCGCTGTTCCAGCGCCGACGTATAGATCTTGTCCGTGTAGGCGGTGTACGAGCCGATGGCCTCGACCAGCTGTTGCTTCACGCGCGCGATGATCTCCGGTCCCCAGCCCCACTGGGCGCCGAAGGCGACGCCGTCGCGCATCAGGCCCAGGTGCAGGTTGGCGAACTGCGCGAACAGAGGCAGCAGGAGGAGCTCATAGCCCTTTGACTGGAATGCCGGGAGGTCGTGCAGGAAGTGTCCCTGGGCGACGTTGTACTTCTCGGAAATGTAGCGCGGGTCATTGGGGAAGTTCTGTGCGGCGTAGATGTAGTCGTCGAGCACGTTCTGCAGTCCGGCCAGGGCTTCCGATACCTGTTGCCACACGCGTTCGGCGATCTTCTGGTTTACCAGCGCCTCCACGCGTGCTTCCACCATGGCCCAGACATCGACCGTCGGGCTGGGCCAGAAG
This genomic stretch from Tahibacter amnicola harbors:
- a CDS encoding FMN-dependent NADH-azoreductase; protein product: MKLLHLDSSPLGAYSVTRELSAAVVTRWLAANGPAEVTYRDLAADALPHWAPVAATGDAANSAEADRNEAVLQEFLAADVIVIGAPMYNFGVPSQLKAWIDRIAVAGRTFRYTAEGPLGLVNGKRVIVVSSRGGYYAGTANSSADFQESYLRQVLGFIGITHVEFVRAEGVGIGPDQRASAIAAAHATIAEQTLPLAA
- a CDS encoding LysR substrate-binding domain-containing protein — its product is MRDLNDLAYFVAVVDHGGFAAAGRALGMPKSRLSRRIAQLEEDLGVRLLQRSTRRFAVTDVGQEVVRHSRAMLAQAQAAEEAVDVQRAAPRGLVRLSCPVEPAQSILAPLLPEFLAAYPQVQLQMIVSNRRVDVIGEGIDVALRVRPQLDTDAELVIRTLGQKRGHLVASPGYLTKHGRPAHPSDLQGHASLSMIEHDAVQTWTLVGPDGETAKIDHEPRLRCGDFNVLLASALAGQGIVLLPEIVCAAELARGELERVVPLWRPPEGIFHIVYASRRGLLPSVRALIDFLVERVPPVVTERRRECDEREADLASPASA
- a CDS encoding DMT family transporter, with amino-acid sequence MNRPSSAAEAALSAAVPLNARHGLALAAIAAVFFSAKAIIAKLLYRHGVDAVLVLTLRMVLAAPFFAAVAAWQFRHAPPLTRRDYALIGVLGLMGYYLSSFLDFLGLQYISAGLERLILFLTPSIVLLIAATVMRRRIERHQWLALVVAYLGIVLVFVQDLRLGGDGVWLGGALVFGSAVAYAIYLTGTGELVSRVGSTRLVAYAMCVSTGACVAQFLVLRPIEALAVSCEVYGLSLLNAVFCTVLPVFLTMAAVARVGAPAVSQTGMIGPVSTVFLGALILDEPVTGLQLAGSALVMGGMYLLSRGRR
- a CDS encoding MATE family efflux transporter, whose protein sequence is MKDLTQGSIRRHILEMAAPLAAGMMVQMLYFLVDLYFVARLGDAALAGVSTAGNIMFLILGLTTMLGAGTVALIAHAVGRKDPADANLIFNQSLVLAVICALVTLAVGYGFGGRYMHSVGADAATTARGIEYLLWYTPGLAMQFALVAMSSALRGTGIVKPAMVVQMLTVVLNIILAPVLIAGWGTGYAMGVAGAGLASSLAIAVGVIMLAVYFVKLEKYVHFSWALARPHLGTWKRLLLIGLPAGGEFALVFVYMGVIYWIIKQFGAAAQAGFGIGTRVMQAIFLPAMAIAFAVAPIAGQNFGARQIARVHETFRSAALLGAVVMLTLTLLAQWRPQWLISAFTTEADVTAVGVDFLRIISWNFVASGFVFTCSSLFQGLGNTLPSLLSTGTRLISFVLPAIWLSTQPGFRLEHVWYLSVATVALQAVVSYFMARDQLRRRAPLPA
- a CDS encoding insecticidal delta-endotoxin Cry8Ea1 family protein; translated protein: MSALDPAKGQLALGVTVALGIESDFDYNNAARVVITTALGEIPAVGALLSALVDIFWPSPTVDVWAMVEARVEALVNQKIAERVWQQVSEALAGLQNVLDDYIYAAQNFPNDPRYISEKYNVAQGHFLHDLPAFQSKGYELLLLPLFAQFANLHLGLMRDGVAFGAQWGWGPEIIARVKQQLVEAIGSYTAYTDKIYTSALEQRKAQAPSNPAKTEPFNYVNRFVREMTLTVNDFRAMWQYYDISKYPTPPAIYLDREIYSDAVGTSHDSAFTLPTQPPTLPISRVIVWGWDRIDAAEVDYPPNGGPDGRSTTGRMGNSSGGSNMPPHGGSFDTTRNPITLVRARTGDILNALWFQFKDGSWSNKLGGNYPGGGDHDFTYPGEILSSIKIMGVSRFYGSANCAVFGFKFEHKPQPSAELLQRMYRTSPEAVSPTELARRLGASEQTVRDVAAWAEQNHWSLAREQHWQLLAARVNRRETH